A stretch of Mesorhizobium sp. M2A.F.Ca.ET.046.03.2.1 DNA encodes these proteins:
- a CDS encoding patatin family protein, whose amino-acid sequence MLEWASLRSKPDLREANGPASSGGLPDPKSGRKTGISLALGGGCARGWAHIGVLRALDEAGIEVSMIAGTSVGALVGGCYLAGKLDELEEFARSLTKRRIFGLLDLNLRGSGLFGGMKLDQRLREHLDGARFDDLSKPFVAVASEIRTGHEIWLSSGSLVTAMRASYALPGVFEPVACNGRMLVDGALVNPVPVSVCRAYEQPLVVAVNLHYDLFGRAAVIKHSAGELVVEKDAPRPGQVNPQSHQSRLGITGVMVEAFNIIQDRISRARLAGDPPDMSLQPKLSHIGLTEFHRADEAISLGYQATMSQISELTRLQSVLV is encoded by the coding sequence ATGCTCGAATGGGCGTCATTGCGCAGCAAACCTGACCTTCGAGAGGCCAACGGCCCCGCATCGTCCGGCGGCTTGCCAGATCCTAAGTCCGGCAGGAAGACCGGCATCTCGCTGGCGCTCGGCGGCGGCTGCGCGCGCGGCTGGGCCCATATCGGCGTGCTGCGCGCGCTCGACGAAGCCGGCATCGAAGTGTCGATGATCGCCGGTACCTCGGTCGGTGCCCTGGTCGGTGGCTGTTATCTTGCCGGCAAGCTCGACGAGCTGGAGGAGTTCGCCAGAAGCCTGACCAAGCGGCGCATCTTCGGCCTGCTCGACCTCAATCTGCGCGGCAGCGGCCTGTTCGGCGGCATGAAGCTCGACCAGCGCCTACGCGAGCATCTCGACGGCGCCCGCTTCGACGATCTGTCGAAACCCTTTGTCGCCGTCGCTTCCGAAATCCGCACCGGCCACGAGATCTGGCTGTCGAGCGGCTCGCTCGTCACCGCCATGCGCGCTTCCTACGCGCTGCCCGGCGTCTTCGAGCCGGTGGCCTGCAACGGCCGCATGCTGGTCGACGGCGCGCTGGTCAATCCGGTGCCGGTCTCGGTCTGCCGCGCCTACGAGCAGCCGCTCGTCGTGGCGGTCAACCTGCATTATGACCTCTTCGGGCGCGCCGCCGTCATCAAGCACAGCGCCGGCGAACTGGTCGTCGAGAAAGACGCTCCGCGCCCCGGCCAGGTCAATCCCCAGTCGCACCAGAGCCGCCTCGGCATCACCGGCGTCATGGTCGAGGCCTTCAACATCATCCAGGACCGGATTTCGCGCGCCAGGCTGGCCGGCGATCCGCCGGATATGTCACTGCAGCCGAAACTCAGCCATATCGGCCTGACGGAATTCCATCGCGCCGACGAGGCGATCAGCCTCGGCTACCAGGCGACGATGTCCCAGATCAGCGAATTGACCCGCCTGCAGTCCGTTCTGGTCTGA
- a CDS encoding iron-sulfur cluster assembly scaffold protein — MIDDVYNAKILGFAGNIGRIGRLDHPDATARAHSKLCGSTVTVDLKMDGDVVTDFAHEVKACALGQASSSIMAQHVVGANAGELRAVRETMLKMLKENGAPPEGRFADLKYLEPVRDYKARHASTMLTFDAVVDAIGQIEKKRAGQAA, encoded by the coding sequence ATGATCGACGACGTCTACAATGCGAAAATTCTCGGCTTCGCCGGAAACATCGGGCGTATCGGCCGGCTCGATCATCCCGACGCGACCGCCAGGGCGCATTCCAAATTGTGCGGCTCGACCGTGACCGTCGACCTCAAGATGGATGGCGACGTGGTGACCGATTTCGCCCATGAGGTGAAGGCCTGCGCGCTCGGCCAGGCCTCTTCTTCGATCATGGCCCAGCATGTGGTCGGCGCCAACGCCGGCGAATTGCGCGCCGTGCGCGAAACCATGCTGAAGATGCTGAAGGAGAATGGCGCGCCGCCGGAAGGCCGCTTCGCCGACCTCAAATATCTGGAACCGGTGCGCGACTACAAGGCGCGCCACGCGTCCACCATGCTGACCTTCGACGCGGTGGTCGACGCGATCGGCCAGATCGAGAAGAAGCGCGCCGGACAGGCGGCGTGA
- a CDS encoding nitroreductase, translated as MASPIIDFLLTRNSAPIPDLKEPAPSDAEIATMMAAASRVPDHGRLEPWRFILYRGEARVEIGKKLAALAEQREGPLPEGRRNQELARFSRAPLVIGVVSVPKENPKIPQWEMFLSGGMAAMNLMIAANALGYGTNMISNWYSDVPEGRAILGLSPQERVIGFVHIGSYQGPAPERPRPDPAKLYDDYTGPWAG; from the coding sequence ATGGCGTCGCCGATCATCGACTTCCTGCTCACCCGCAATTCCGCGCCGATCCCGGACCTCAAGGAGCCGGCGCCGAGCGATGCCGAGATCGCGACGATGATGGCGGCTGCCTCGCGGGTTCCCGATCATGGCCGGCTCGAGCCCTGGCGCTTCATCCTCTACCGCGGCGAGGCGCGTGTCGAGATCGGCAAGAAGCTGGCTGCACTTGCCGAGCAGCGCGAGGGGCCGTTGCCGGAGGGCAGGCGCAACCAGGAACTGGCGCGCTTCTCGCGCGCGCCGCTGGTGATCGGCGTCGTGTCGGTGCCGAAGGAGAACCCGAAGATCCCGCAATGGGAGATGTTCCTGTCGGGCGGCATGGCGGCCATGAACCTGATGATCGCGGCGAACGCACTGGGCTACGGCACCAACATGATCAGCAACTGGTACTCCGATGTGCCGGAGGGCAGGGCGATCCTCGGGCTCTCGCCGCAGGAGCGCGTTATCGGCTTCGTCCATATCGGCTCCTATCAGGGGCCGGCGCCGGAGCGGCCGCGGCCAGATCCAGCCAAGCTCTATGACGACTACACCGGTCCCTGGGCGGGGTGA
- a CDS encoding lysophospholipid acyltransferase family protein — protein MLKLKPRERRFPELSYANPHQPVLTRWFIHSVEGLSGRDRFAALYDFWRRQVVPTGDRVFSRMLELIDVKVRNAVQWPPAALPDTPLVIVANHPFGIGDGIAVLSLVEQLGRPFRVMIHKDLLRIREMEPYSLPIDFSETKEALKNNMAVRHEAVRLLKEGVTIVVFPAGGVATAPKGFGRAIDLPWKMFPAKLVQDAKASVIPMHFSGQNGRLFHLVSGPMNMAERDNRVAKFIGKASLTLRTSLLIREFARLSGKAIEVRIGDVLRWSDLEPLRDRKALLDRLYRAVFDLSTPSVQRTRVPFLPRRMRKAA, from the coding sequence ATGCTCAAATTGAAACCGCGGGAAAGACGTTTTCCCGAGCTCTCCTATGCCAACCCGCATCAGCCGGTGCTGACGCGCTGGTTCATCCATTCGGTCGAGGGTTTGTCCGGCCGCGACCGTTTTGCCGCGCTTTATGACTTCTGGCGCAGGCAAGTGGTGCCGACCGGCGACCGCGTGTTCAGCCGTATGCTGGAACTGATCGACGTCAAGGTCCGCAACGCCGTGCAATGGCCGCCGGCGGCGCTGCCGGACACGCCGCTGGTCATCGTCGCCAACCATCCCTTCGGCATCGGCGACGGCATTGCCGTGCTTTCGCTGGTCGAGCAGCTCGGCCGGCCTTTCCGGGTCATGATCCACAAGGATCTGCTCAGGATCCGCGAGATGGAGCCCTATTCGCTGCCCATCGATTTTTCCGAAACGAAGGAAGCGCTGAAGAACAACATGGCTGTGCGTCATGAGGCGGTGCGTCTGCTGAAGGAAGGCGTCACCATCGTCGTCTTCCCGGCCGGCGGTGTCGCCACGGCGCCCAAGGGTTTCGGCCGCGCCATCGACCTGCCGTGGAAGATGTTCCCGGCCAAGCTCGTCCAGGACGCCAAGGCCTCGGTTATCCCGATGCATTTTTCCGGCCAGAACGGCCGTCTGTTCCATCTCGTCAGCGGCCCGATGAACATGGCCGAGCGCGACAACCGCGTGGCGAAGTTCATCGGCAAGGCGTCGCTGACGCTGCGCACCTCCTTGCTCATCCGCGAGTTCGCGCGGCTGTCGGGCAAGGCGATCGAGGTGCGCATCGGTGATGTGCTGAGATGGAGCGACCTCGAGCCGCTGCGCGACCGCAAGGCACTGCTCGATCGGCTCTATCGCGCGGTGTTCGACCTGTCGACGCCCTCCGTGCAACGCACCCGCGTGCCTTTCCTGCCGAGGCGGATGCGCAAGGCGGCCTGA
- a CDS encoding LysR substrate-binding domain-containing protein yields MKRSRLPLTALRSFETAGRHLSFSRAAEELYVSQAAISRQIRELETFLGRPLFLRLHRRVELTDAGHRLLGRLVRSFDDIHRVLSELTASPAQAVVRVSVEPSLAAVWLVPRLNRFRQLRPDIDVSLEVDPRPIEFRSDQPELALRFSAHATSWPRSEAERLASTVDSPVLSPALLAAGPPLEKPIDLRHYTLLHEENRQGWARWFQAAGVPAEAVPARGPMLTDVSLSKQAALLGHGVALGDLLQVGEELASGTLIKPFDIDVASGAYWLVARNLSDLAEPAKAFADWIRSEFAVTRGAA; encoded by the coding sequence ATGAAGCGGAGCCGCCTGCCGCTGACGGCATTGAGAAGCTTCGAGACGGCCGGCCGGCATTTGAGCTTCAGCCGGGCGGCAGAGGAGCTTTATGTCTCACAGGCCGCGATCAGCCGGCAGATACGCGAGCTCGAGACCTTTCTGGGAAGACCGCTGTTCCTACGTCTCCATCGCCGTGTCGAACTGACGGATGCGGGCCATCGGCTGCTCGGCCGATTGGTGAGAAGCTTCGACGATATCCACCGCGTGCTTTCCGAGCTCACGGCCTCGCCAGCCCAAGCCGTCGTGCGCGTCAGCGTCGAACCGTCGCTCGCCGCCGTGTGGCTGGTGCCACGGCTCAATCGCTTTCGCCAGTTGCGGCCCGATATCGACGTTTCCCTCGAAGTCGATCCACGGCCGATCGAGTTCCGCAGCGATCAGCCCGAGCTCGCCTTGCGCTTCAGCGCGCACGCCACATCGTGGCCGCGCAGCGAGGCCGAGCGCCTGGCCTCAACCGTCGATTCACCGGTCCTGTCGCCGGCGCTGCTTGCCGCCGGCCCTCCCCTGGAAAAGCCGATCGACCTTCGCCATTACACGCTGCTGCACGAGGAAAACCGCCAGGGCTGGGCGCGCTGGTTCCAGGCGGCCGGCGTGCCCGCCGAGGCGGTCCCCGCGCGCGGCCCGATGCTGACCGACGTCTCGCTTTCCAAACAGGCCGCGCTGCTCGGCCATGGCGTGGCGCTCGGCGACCTCCTGCAGGTCGGCGAGGAGCTCGCTTCGGGGACTTTGATCAAGCCGTTCGATATCGATGTCGCTTCCGGCGCCTACTGGCTGGTGGCCAGGAACTTGTCGGATCTGGCCGAACCCGCCAAGGCGTTCGCCGACTGGATCCGAAGCGAATTCGCTGTAACCAGGGGAGCGGCCTAA
- a CDS encoding SAM-dependent methyltransferase — MEDASPSRTALRVARLRALHQFSPQAALFRDPYALPILGEAAPNAGELSREDEHGRRMRLFVASRARLAEDWLAAAVRRGVAQVVVLGAGLDIFALRNPYPDLAVFEVDHPATQAWKRQRIAEAGLAEPAGAAFVPVDFERQSLAGELAAAV; from the coding sequence ATGGAAGACGCATCCCCCAGCCGAACCGCCCTGCGCGTCGCGCGCTTGCGTGCCCTTCATCAATTCTCACCGCAAGCGGCGCTGTTTCGCGATCCCTACGCGCTCCCGATTCTGGGCGAGGCTGCGCCAAACGCCGGGGAACTCTCGCGGGAAGACGAACATGGCCGCCGCATGCGCCTGTTCGTTGCCTCACGCGCCCGCCTTGCCGAGGACTGGCTGGCGGCGGCGGTGCGACGCGGCGTCGCCCAAGTCGTGGTGCTTGGCGCCGGCCTCGACATTTTTGCGCTGCGCAATCCATATCCCGACCTCGCGGTCTTCGAGGTCGATCACCCGGCGACACAGGCTTGGAAGCGCCAACGCATCGCCGAAGCCGGTCTTGCCGAGCCGGCCGGCGCCGCCTTCGTGCCGGTCGATTTCGAACGCCAGAGTCTGGCAGGCGAATTGGCGGCGGCAGTCTGA
- the folE gene encoding GTP cyclohydrolase I FolE, with product MDAVIKKIMPPSQYLDKPVTDRPSEAEVEAAVRTLLRWTGDNPDREGLVDTPKRVTKAFREMFNGYDMCPADELGRTFEEVAGYDDLVIVKDIKFHSHCEHHMVPIIGKAHVGYLPDGKVVGLSKIARVVDIFAHRLQTQEAMTAQIAGVIQDVLNPRGVAVMLEAEHMCMAMRGIRKQGSTTLTSTFTGVFKDTPEEQVRFVTMVRAGG from the coding sequence ATGGATGCCGTCATCAAGAAAATCATGCCCCCTTCACAATATTTGGACAAGCCCGTCACCGACCGGCCGAGCGAAGCCGAGGTCGAGGCCGCCGTGCGCACATTGCTGCGCTGGACCGGCGACAATCCGGATCGCGAAGGCCTGGTCGATACGCCGAAGCGTGTCACCAAAGCCTTCCGCGAGATGTTCAACGGCTACGACATGTGCCCGGCCGACGAGCTTGGCCGTACCTTCGAGGAGGTTGCCGGCTATGACGACCTCGTCATCGTCAAGGACATAAAGTTCCATTCGCATTGCGAGCATCACATGGTGCCGATCATCGGCAAGGCGCATGTCGGCTATCTGCCGGACGGCAAGGTTGTCGGCCTGTCGAAGATCGCGCGCGTGGTCGACATCTTCGCCCACCGCCTGCAGACTCAGGAAGCGATGACCGCGCAGATCGCCGGCGTCATCCAGGACGTGCTCAACCCGCGCGGCGTCGCCGTCATGCTCGAGGCCGAGCACATGTGCATGGCCATGCGCGGCATCCGCAAGCAGGGCTCGACCACGCTGACCTCGACCTTCACCGGCGTCTTCAAGGATACGCCCGAGGAGCAGGTCCGCTTCGTCACCATGGTGCGCGCAGGCGGCTGA
- a CDS encoding TetR/AcrR family transcriptional regulator, producing the protein MPRIIKHPEIRREELLDHAQALFLTHGYDKASLNDVIAAAGVSKGAFYHYFASKETLLEALAERFARQALAGVQKILDDPGLDPLGRLNALLAQSRQAKVETAAEAWALFETMFRPENLVLFHRINLAASKSFSPILVEIIRQGVEDGTFRTFDPEGVADIVMQFGMATHDVIAKAFAGGSDADMDIAIEALERRVRLYEIALDRILGLPDGSIRIGEPGYVRAVMTARRSNPVVGGRIEGP; encoded by the coding sequence ATGCCTCGCATCATCAAGCATCCGGAAATCAGGCGCGAAGAACTGCTGGACCATGCCCAGGCCCTGTTCCTGACGCATGGCTACGACAAAGCGAGCCTCAACGACGTCATCGCGGCCGCCGGCGTCTCGAAAGGCGCCTTCTATCACTACTTCGCCTCCAAGGAGACGCTGCTGGAGGCATTGGCGGAGCGTTTCGCCAGGCAGGCGCTGGCCGGTGTCCAGAAGATCCTCGACGATCCGGGCCTCGATCCGCTCGGGCGCCTGAACGCGCTCCTCGCGCAGTCGCGCCAGGCCAAGGTTGAGACCGCGGCGGAAGCATGGGCGCTGTTCGAGACAATGTTCCGGCCGGAAAACCTGGTGCTGTTCCACCGCATCAACCTGGCGGCGAGCAAGTCCTTCTCGCCGATCCTGGTGGAGATCATCCGCCAAGGCGTCGAAGACGGAACATTCCGGACTTTCGATCCCGAGGGCGTTGCCGATATCGTCATGCAGTTCGGCATGGCCACGCACGACGTGATCGCCAAGGCGTTCGCCGGCGGCAGCGATGCCGACATGGACATCGCGATCGAGGCCCTGGAAAGGCGTGTCAGGCTCTACGAGATCGCGCTCGACCGCATCCTGGGACTGCCGGACGGCAGCATCCGGATCGGTGAGCCCGGCTATGTGCGCGCCGTCATGACAGCGCGTCGTTCCAATCCTGTCGTCGGCGGGCGCATCGAAGGACCGTGA
- the hisI gene encoding phosphoribosyl-AMP cyclohydrolase encodes MSAVEFPKAPSDKKALEEGSVFSPRFDAAGLVTVVVTDAGDGMLLMVAHMNAEALALTLETGIAHYWSRSRNALWKKGETSGNFQQVVEMRTDCDQDAIWLRVKVLGHDATCHTGRRSCFYRTVGLNDGKATLAGDGSRPLFDAEETYRKPV; translated from the coding sequence ATGTCGGCAGTCGAATTCCCGAAAGCTCCGTCAGACAAGAAAGCGCTGGAGGAAGGCTCCGTCTTTTCTCCGCGCTTCGACGCCGCGGGCCTCGTCACCGTCGTCGTCACCGACGCCGGTGACGGCATGCTGTTGATGGTCGCGCATATGAATGCCGAGGCGCTGGCGCTTACGCTGGAAACCGGCATTGCACACTACTGGTCGCGCTCGCGCAATGCGCTGTGGAAGAAGGGCGAGACCTCGGGCAACTTCCAGCAGGTCGTCGAGATGCGCACGGATTGTGACCAGGACGCGATATGGTTGCGCGTGAAAGTGTTGGGCCACGACGCAACCTGCCACACCGGACGGCGTTCTTGTTTTTATCGGACGGTGGGGCTGAATGACGGCAAAGCAACGCTTGCCGGCGACGGCAGCAGGCCGCTGTTCGATGCGGAAGAAACGTATCGGAAGCCGGTGTGA
- the yidD gene encoding membrane protein insertion efficiency factor YidD: protein MGDHHGNTHRPIQQGRNWPGPWRKTPGRILGTSLVRLYQLTLSGFVGNSCRHLPTCSEYAHEAIARHGLWAGGWMGLFRISRCGPFGTHGIDRVPEVLAARYVWFMPWRYWRIGKRRGDPEI from the coding sequence ATGGGCGACCATCACGGAAATACGCACCGGCCGATCCAGCAGGGACGCAATTGGCCGGGGCCATGGCGCAAGACGCCCGGGCGCATCCTCGGCACGTCGCTCGTGCGCCTTTATCAATTGACGCTTTCAGGCTTTGTCGGCAACAGCTGCCGGCACCTGCCGACCTGCTCCGAATACGCGCATGAGGCGATCGCCCGCCATGGCCTGTGGGCCGGCGGCTGGATGGGGCTGTTCAGAATCTCACGCTGCGGGCCGTTCGGAACGCATGGCATCGATCGCGTGCCGGAGGTGCTTGCGGCGCGCTATGTCTGGTTCATGCCCTGGCGCTACTGGCGGATCGGCAAAAGGCGCGGCGACCCCGAAATCTGA
- a CDS encoding CoA ester lyase, whose translation MRSLLFVPGDSERKLEKGFEAGADVVIVDLEDSVAGANKGAARGTAAGFISNQRRRTGPAVYVRVNDLSTGLTDDDLAALVPAKPDGIMLPKSNSGQDVQQLAAKLRVHEAENGLPDGAIRILPIITETASGVLAAASYAEASARLAGLTWGAEDLSAAIGARAARDEDGRYTDVFRLARSMTILAAGAAEIAAIDTVFPDFRDMAAFEKECRGAERDGFTGKMAIHPAQVPVINAAFTPSAEAVARSQAIVDAFAAAGNPGVVGIDGKMYDRPHLRLAERLLARAKASGA comes from the coding sequence ATGCGCTCGTTGCTGTTCGTGCCCGGCGATTCCGAGCGCAAGCTGGAAAAGGGATTCGAGGCCGGCGCCGACGTGGTTATCGTCGACCTCGAGGATTCCGTCGCCGGCGCGAACAAGGGGGCGGCGCGCGGGACCGCGGCCGGCTTCATCTCGAACCAAAGGCGCCGGACGGGTCCCGCCGTCTATGTGCGGGTCAACGACCTGTCCACCGGACTCACCGACGACGACCTCGCGGCCCTCGTGCCGGCAAAGCCTGACGGCATCATGCTGCCCAAGTCGAACAGCGGGCAGGATGTCCAGCAGCTCGCAGCAAAGCTTCGGGTGCATGAGGCTGAAAACGGGCTGCCGGATGGCGCCATAAGAATCCTGCCGATCATCACCGAAACCGCGTCCGGCGTGCTTGCGGCGGCAAGCTATGCCGAGGCAAGCGCGCGGCTCGCCGGCCTAACCTGGGGCGCGGAGGACTTGTCTGCCGCGATCGGCGCGCGGGCGGCCCGCGACGAGGACGGCCGCTACACCGACGTGTTCCGCCTGGCGCGCAGCATGACCATCCTGGCGGCGGGAGCGGCCGAAATCGCCGCCATCGACACCGTCTTTCCCGATTTCCGCGACATGGCCGCCTTCGAGAAGGAATGCCGCGGGGCCGAGCGCGACGGCTTCACCGGCAAGATGGCGATCCATCCGGCGCAGGTGCCGGTCATCAACGCGGCCTTCACGCCCTCCGCCGAAGCGGTCGCGCGATCGCAGGCGATCGTCGACGCCTTCGCGGCGGCGGGAAACCCGGGCGTCGTCGGCATCGACGGCAAGATGTATGACCGGCCGCATCTGCGCCTAGCCGAGCGTTTGCTGGCCCGCGCCAAGGCGTCGGGCGCCTGA
- a CDS encoding isoprenylcysteine carboxylmethyltransferase family protein, translating into MITRLVVQTFVWFGVMGALMFVSAGTLHWWGAWVYIVVMVGLSLTMGVALARRDPGLMNERLRPPIQKTQAAADKIVLSILLIGIFAWLALMGLDFRFGWSAAPVWVQAVGMLVLLVGIWICYLTMLENSFAAPVVKIQDERGQKVITTGPYGYVRHPMYAGAILYFAGTALVLGSWWGLALVLVFIILLAIRTFIEEKTLRTGLRGYDDYAARVRYKLIPMVW; encoded by the coding sequence ATGATCACGAGATTGGTTGTGCAGACATTCGTATGGTTCGGTGTGATGGGCGCGCTGATGTTCGTGTCCGCAGGAACGCTGCACTGGTGGGGAGCCTGGGTGTACATAGTCGTGATGGTCGGACTGAGCCTTACCATGGGCGTGGCGCTCGCCCGGCGCGATCCAGGCCTGATGAACGAACGCCTCCGCCCGCCGATCCAGAAGACCCAGGCAGCCGCCGACAAGATAGTGCTGAGCATATTGCTCATCGGCATTTTCGCATGGCTGGCCCTGATGGGGCTCGACTTCCGTTTCGGCTGGTCGGCAGCTCCTGTCTGGGTGCAGGCGGTCGGCATGTTGGTCCTGCTCGTCGGCATCTGGATCTGCTATCTCACGATGCTGGAAAACAGTTTCGCGGCGCCTGTCGTGAAGATCCAGGACGAGCGTGGGCAGAAGGTGATCACAACTGGTCCATACGGCTATGTACGCCACCCCATGTATGCGGGTGCTATCCTCTATTTCGCCGGCACGGCGCTGGTGCTTGGCTCCTGGTGGGGCCTGGCATTGGTGCTCGTCTTCATCATCCTGCTCGCCATCCGCACCTTCATCGAGGAAAAGACGTTGCGGACCGGCCTGCGGGGATACGACGATTACGCCGCGCGCGTCCGCTACAAGCTGATCCCGATGGTCTGGTAA
- the thrS gene encoding threonine--tRNA ligase gives MPNSVSLTFPDGSIREYDAALTGAGLAESISKSLAKKAVAYSLDGTVRDLSDPLGTSGKVEIITREDPRALELIRHDAAHVLAEAVQELWPGTQVTIGPVIENGFYYDFARNEPFTPDDFPAIEKKMREIIQRNKPFTREVWSREKAKKVFAEKGERYKLELIDAIPEDQDLKIYAQGDWFDLCRGPHMASTGQIGNAFKLMKVAGAYWRGDSNNPMLTRIYGTAWADQAQLDAYQTLLEEAEKRDHRKLGREMDLFHFQEEGPGVVFWHAKGWKMVQNLINYMRRRLDEHGYQEVNAPQVLDKSLWETSGHWGWYRDAMFKVTVAGDDTDDDRVFALKPMNCPGHVQIFKHGLKSYRELPVKLAEFGNVHRYEPSGALHGLMRVRGFTQDDAHIFCTEEQLAAECLRINDLILSTYADFGFDEVSVKLSTRPDKRVGTDEAWDHAEAIMSNVLETIRTRSGNRIKTSINPGEGAFYGPKFEYVLKDAIGREWQCGTTQVDFNLPERFGAFYIGSDSEKKQPVMVHRAVCGSMERFLGILIENYSGHFPLWFAPLQVVVATITSDADEYALKVVDRLKAAGLLAEADLRNEKINYKVREHSLAKVPVILVCGKREAEEETVNVRRLGSRDQESLKLEDAVKALADEAVSPDRKRRAAA, from the coding sequence ATGCCGAATTCCGTTTCCCTGACATTTCCCGATGGTTCGATCCGCGAGTATGACGCGGCGCTGACCGGCGCTGGCCTTGCCGAGTCGATCTCAAAGTCGCTGGCCAAGAAGGCTGTCGCCTATAGCCTCGACGGCACCGTGCGCGATCTTTCCGATCCGCTCGGCACGTCGGGCAAGGTCGAGATCATCACCCGCGAGGATCCGCGCGCGCTGGAACTCATCCGACACGATGCGGCGCATGTGCTGGCCGAGGCCGTGCAGGAGCTGTGGCCGGGAACGCAGGTGACGATCGGGCCGGTGATCGAGAACGGGTTCTACTACGACTTCGCGCGCAACGAGCCGTTCACGCCGGACGATTTCCCGGCGATCGAGAAGAAGATGCGCGAGATCATCCAGCGCAACAAGCCGTTCACCAGGGAGGTGTGGTCGCGCGAAAAGGCGAAGAAGGTCTTCGCCGAGAAGGGCGAGCGCTACAAGCTCGAGCTGATCGACGCCATCCCTGAGGACCAGGACCTCAAGATCTACGCTCAGGGCGACTGGTTCGACCTCTGCCGCGGTCCGCACATGGCTTCGACCGGGCAGATCGGCAACGCCTTCAAGCTGATGAAGGTGGCTGGCGCATATTGGCGCGGCGATTCCAACAACCCGATGCTGACGCGCATCTACGGCACCGCTTGGGCCGACCAGGCGCAGCTCGACGCCTACCAGACGCTGTTGGAAGAGGCCGAGAAGCGCGATCACCGCAAGCTCGGGCGCGAGATGGACCTGTTCCATTTCCAGGAAGAGGGGCCTGGCGTCGTCTTCTGGCACGCCAAGGGCTGGAAGATGGTGCAGAACCTGATCAACTACATGCGCCGCCGCCTCGACGAGCACGGCTATCAGGAAGTCAACGCGCCGCAGGTGCTCGACAAGAGCCTGTGGGAGACGTCGGGACATTGGGGCTGGTATCGCGACGCGATGTTCAAGGTGACCGTCGCCGGCGACGACACCGATGACGACCGCGTCTTCGCGCTGAAGCCGATGAACTGTCCGGGACATGTGCAGATCTTCAAGCATGGGTTGAAGTCCTACCGGGAACTGCCCGTGAAACTTGCTGAGTTCGGCAATGTGCATCGCTACGAGCCGTCCGGCGCGCTGCATGGGCTGATGCGGGTGCGCGGCTTCACGCAGGACGACGCGCATATCTTCTGCACGGAGGAGCAGCTGGCCGCCGAGTGCCTGCGCATCAACGACCTGATCCTGTCGACCTATGCCGATTTCGGCTTCGACGAGGTCAGCGTGAAGCTGTCGACGCGGCCGGACAAGCGCGTCGGCACCGACGAGGCCTGGGACCATGCCGAGGCGATCATGAGCAATGTGCTGGAGACGATCCGCACGCGCTCCGGAAACCGCATCAAGACCTCGATCAATCCGGGCGAGGGCGCCTTCTACGGGCCGAAATTCGAATATGTGCTGAAGGACGCCATCGGTCGCGAATGGCAATGCGGCACCACGCAGGTCGACTTCAACCTGCCGGAACGCTTCGGCGCCTTCTATATCGGCTCGGATTCGGAGAAGAAGCAGCCGGTGATGGTGCATCGCGCCGTCTGCGGCTCGATGGAGCGGTTCCTCGGCATCCTGATCGAGAACTATTCCGGCCATTTCCCGCTATGGTTCGCGCCGCTCCAGGTGGTGGTGGCGACGATCACCTCGGATGCGGACGAATATGCCTTGAAAGTCGTCGACCGGTTGAAGGCCGCAGGGCTGCTCGCCGAAGCCGACCTTCGCAACGAGAAGATCAACTACAAGGTGCGCGAGCATTCGCTCGCCAAGGTGCCGGTCATCCTCGTCTGCGGCAAGCGCGAGGCGGAAGAAGAAACCGTCAATGTCCGCCGGCTGGGCTCCCGCGACCAGGAATCGCTGAAGCTCGAGGACGCGGTCAAGGCTCTCGCCGACGAGGCGGTCTCGCCGGATCGCAAGCGTCGCGCGGCGGCCTGA